TGTAACGATATTGTCCGAGCCTAATGTATCAGTCCATTGTGCGATCGCATTTTGTTCTTTCATAAAGTTTCTAGGCAGCATAATAGTTAGAAAATAAATTTTTCCTTATTTTGTATTGTATTTTTTTAAATGACTCATCTATTGTTGGCTTTTGCTCAAAATTCCTCAAGATTTCTGTCGTTTTGAAAATGAAAGGTCTCCTCAAGCCGTTAAATTGTATGGATTCACCAATAGAGTGTGATGTAATACCAATAATAGCTGAATGTCTTGCTAATTTTGGCTGCATTAATGCTAAGCCATAGTCAAGATCAAATTCAACTAATAGAGCAATAAATGACAGATACAAATGTAAGGTAACCAAAGGAAAAGAAGTTGGGAATGAATAATTTACTAAATCTTTTTGATCACAGTTAATATTATTAGAAATAGACCAATTACGAAATTCTGGAAGAATCATAAGACGAGACACCTCGGCAAATTTAACACGAGGAACAGATTGGAAATTAGCTAAAGCATCTGGAAAAAAACCTTCTATGGGAAATTTTTTATTATAGTTATTTGATGGGGATAAGATTAAGCGAAAACCTGCTATGTAAGTATCTGTTAAATTATATCTTAGAAGACAATGAATTGAATGTGAATCATAAGAATCTTTTTCCATCTTATCAGGGAATTTACTTAAGGGTTCGTAATTAAGTTCTTGACAATATATACGATAACGGAGATGGAAACTTTCTTTTTGAAGTTCATCTGTATTCGCTATACAAATATCAAATAAATTATTGTAATCGATTATATTTTCCGAGGATTTGAGCTTCATGTGAAAATTAAATAAAATAATGTTCACAACATTATAGTAGGAAAATATAAAGTTTGTATAAAGTTATGATACAGTGCGTATATTTACTTTCGTATATACATAAACAAATATCAACGAATACAATAATCAGTGAAATAATGAAATAGTCAAAATAATCAGCAGACTCTATGATGTGTTTGATAAATACTAAGAGAATTGTGCTTTCCTATAAAACTATATATAGTTTCAAACAACCCATAAACATCATCATTTTTATGTAACTTATCAACTAAGCCGGGTATTTTAATGGAAAAAGGACCTCTCTTGCCATGAAAATCAATCTTTTCACCTATGGAGGTAAATTTTAAACCTGTCATACGTAAATGACGAGCCAAACGAGGTTCCATCAAAGTTAGAGCATATTCAAGTTGTAAATCTACAACTAATACAGTTGCTGCAAGATATAAACTTAATGCAATGACAGGGGATCTACGTTTTTGACTAATGGTTTCTTGTTCTTTCTCCTTCTTTTTTTCGTCAAACAATATTAACCCACTAGGACTACTTTCTTCCCCAGAACGTTTGCGAAATTGCGAAATGACTGCTAATCTTGATACTTCAGCTACGCAATTTCTCGGTATAAAGTTGTCAAAGTCCATAGTGTGGTTAGGACATACATATTCAAAAGGAAATTTTTCTTGGGAATTTTCTGTGTTTGATAATATTAAACGCACACATCCTGCATAGATTCCTGTGGGCTTGTGTTGTAATAGACAATGAACAGATCTTGCATCATAAGCGTCTTTTTCAAGTTTATCTGGAAATTTGTTCAAGGGCTCATAACCTAATTCTTCGCAATATACCTGATAGCGAATTTTAAAAACTTCTTGTTTTAACTCGGGAGTATCTGCTATTAATATCTTGAAATACTTAGTAAAATGTTGACCAAGATTTATATTTTCCATGATTTTTAGGATTATAATTATACCTAAATTAATTATATCTTTTTTATATGGTTTTAAAACTTTATAAGTTCAGGCTTTGATCACAATTATGATTACAAAACAACTATATTTTGCTCAGAATATACATACTCATATAAATCAAAATTTGTTAATTACTGTCAAGGTATATTTTTAATATGCTTAAGTCGTACTACGTAAGTTCGGCATTTTTAATGCTCAATCATCTTTTTCGTTAAACTGGGAGAACACTTAGGTAAAAACAATCCCAAACGAGGCGAGGTTGAACATAGCTTTTCAGCGCCCCTTTAACCCTTTCCAGACTCTCAATGATTTCCATATCCCTTTGCTTATCCCAATACACAGACTGTAAATAATCCGCTAACCATAGTTGGGTTTCTAGTTCCAAACTTTCACTAATTTCCTTAGCCAGGTGGAATCCCTCGATCGCCCCTAGGGGTAATTGAGATAACCTAGAAAGTAGGTCTGATGGTATTTCTAACAACTTAGTGCGATCGCCCATAGCCTTACCGGGGGAACCCTGTGCCAACTTAATCAACTGAGGATATTGCAACACATCCCCTGCATTTTGTCGCTGTAATACATAGGCAACATCATCCTCCGTCAAACGAGAAAAA
The sequence above is a segment of the Cyanobacterium stanieri PCC 7202 genome. Coding sequences within it:
- a CDS encoding hypothetical protein (TIGRFAM: putative PEP-CTERM/exosortase system-associated acyltransferase~KEGG: net:Neut_0626 hypothetical protein~SPTR: Putative uncharacterized protein); this encodes MKLKSSENIIDYNNLFDICIANTDELQKESFHLRYRIYCQELNYEPLSKFPDKMEKDSYDSHSIHCLLRYNLTDTYIAGFRLILSPSNNYNKKFPIEGFFPDALANFQSVPRVKFAEVSRLMILPEFRNWSISNNINCDQKDLVNYSFPTSFPLVTLHLYLSFIALLVEFDLDYGLALMQPKLARHSAIIGITSHSIGESIQFNGLRRPFIFKTTEILRNFEQKPTIDESFKKIQYKIRKNLFSNYYAA
- a CDS encoding hypothetical protein (TIGRFAM: putative PEP-CTERM/exosortase system-associated acyltransferase~KEGG: cps:CPS_0524 hypothetical protein~SPTR: Putative uncharacterized protein), whose amino-acid sequence is MENINLGQHFTKYFKILIADTPELKQEVFKIRYQVYCEELGYEPLNKFPDKLEKDAYDARSVHCLLQHKPTGIYAGCVRLILSNTENSQEKFPFEYVCPNHTMDFDNFIPRNCVAEVSRLAVISQFRKRSGEESSPSGLILFDEKKKEKEQETISQKRRSPVIALSLYLAATVLVVDLQLEYALTLMEPRLARHLRMTGLKFTSIGEKIDFHGKRGPFSIKIPGLVDKLHKNDDVYGLFETIYSFIGKHNSLSIYQTHHRVC